Part of the Paenibacillus sp. JNUCC32 genome is shown below.
CGTATTCGGGACGTTGTCCGGTGCGGGTGCCAACCCGCTTACCGAACGCGAACGGGAAGTGCTGCGGCTGGCCGCAGACGGAAACAGCTCCAATGATATCGCAGCGAAGCTGCACTTGTCCTACGGAACGGTCCGCAACTATATGTCCGAGATTCTAAGCAAGCTGAATGCCAAGAACCGGATCGAGGCCATCTCGTTGGCGGAAGAGAAGGGATGGATATAGGCCGGCAGCCCCTGGAAGCCTTTGCGAGGCGCGAGCGGTATGGCTTAATACGGTTTGTAAACGACCGTCCCATAGAGAAACAGCCCCGGGCGTGTTCATTGCCCGGGGCTGTTTTTATCACGGTATCAATTGAATAAAGCTTCCTCTATGGTTTGCATCATTTCAAAAGCGCCGTCGCTGGCATTGGATGCCACGACCAACGTATGCCCGGTGTCCGGATAATACGCGGATCGGAAATTCACGCCAGGGTCGTAGCCCATGACATGATATTTGTACACATTTCCATTCTTCTCGGTGATCCAGACGCCAAGCCCATATTTCAGGTCACTGTCCGGGTCGTGCGAATGGGCAGCCAGCAGCTGCTCCGTCATCGATGCCGAGAGCAGCGTATTGGACAAGAGCCCTCTCCATAGCTTTGCCATGTCCGGCGCCGTCACATACGCCCCGCCATCGGCATAACCCTGAATCGGAATGGCATACTGATTCGTTCTCCACGTACCGTCCTCCTCATCGATATACCCGTAAGCCGTATTCGCGGGCAGGCGATCCAGCGGGAAATATCCCGAATCGTTCATGCCGCAAGGCTCAAAGACAAACTGCTGGACATAATCGGGGAACGACAGGCCGGCATGCTGTTCAACGATCAGGCCAAGCAACACAAAGCCTGCATTGTTATAGTGGAATCTCTCGCCGGGTTGAAATTTCATGGGCTCATTCTGGAACAAAGGGAGAAAGTCCCTTCCACTCCGGAGCGTATACATCGGCACGGCCTTCCACAAATCCTCAAAGTCGTCCATGACCTCTTCATCAAAGTAATCCGGAACGCCTGAGGTGTGGCTCAGTAGATGAAACACCGTAATCTCCGGGCTAACATGCGGCAGGCGAATATCCAGACACTCGCTCAGCTTGCTGTCCAGCGACAGCTTGCCTTGTTCAATAAGCTGACAAACCGCAATCCCGGTGAACAGCTTGCAGCCTGAAGCGATGCCGAACCTGGTGTCCGCTTGATTCGGGATGCGGTCGGCCCGATTGGAATAGCCGAAGGCGGCATTCCATATGATGTTGCGATTTTGATCCGTTAAGAGCACCGTTCCCGAAAAATGGCTGTTAGCAGCCCATTCCTCCATTTTATGTATCATCTGTTGATCCCATCCTTTATCTAGGATAGGCATATTTTAACATGAATGAGTAAAGGGGATCCCGGTACAAGACCAGTTTAACGAAAAAATACCCCGAATTCCGGAATTGCGTTCCGCCCATCAGAGGGAACTCCGCTCATGTCTGCGCTGCACCAACTGCGTAAC
Proteins encoded:
- a CDS encoding serine hydrolase domain-containing protein → MIHKMEEWAANSHFSGTVLLTDQNRNIIWNAAFGYSNRADRIPNQADTRFGIASGCKLFTGIAVCQLIEQGKLSLDSKLSECLDIRLPHVSPEITVFHLLSHTSGVPDYFDEEVMDDFEDLWKAVPMYTLRSGRDFLPLFQNEPMKFQPGERFHYNNAGFVLLGLIVEQHAGLSFPDYVQQFVFEPCGMNDSGYFPLDRLPANTAYGYIDEEDGTWRTNQYAIPIQGYADGGAYVTAPDMAKLWRGLLSNTLLSASMTEQLLAAHSHDPDSDLKYGLGVWITEKNGNVYKYHVMGYDPGVNFRSAYYPDTGHTLVVASNASDGAFEMMQTIEEALFN